GTGCTTAAGATCTCGGTCAGCACCATATTCCAGTAGACATAAGCAGTGGCCCCGTTGCGGAAGTAATGGTTCATCAAGTGGAACACGTATTCCGCGTAGGCCCAGGAATTGTCGCCCGTACCGCATTCGGACTCGGTCTGCTCAAGCTCAAGCTCCGGCCACGATTCGTGGGTGCGAGCGATGGCGTTTTGCCCAGCCCACTGGTAGCCGATACCCTTAATATAGCCGCGAGCCTTCTCGTCGAAGAGGATGTCGTCGATATAGCGGTTGTAGTTGTTGAGGCTCATACCGTAGCCGCCGCCGGTCCACGACATGTCTTCCGGGCCGTTCATCGTCCCCAGGAAGATGTCGGTGTCGATGCCTTCACGCTCGAAGGCCGGCCCGAGATAGTCACGGATGAAAATCTTCAGGTCGTGGCTCGACCAGAGGCAGCTCGGGAACTTCTGATCGGCGAAGACCTCGTTCTGCACGTGCAGCTGGGTGACTTTGATGCCGCGCTTGGCGTATTCCTGAATGTAGCGCACGAAATACTTGGCGTAGGCGGTGAGGTTTTCGGGGGTCATCACGATGCGGCCGAAATTGTAGGCCTTGGGGAATTTCATCCACGTCGGCGGGCTCCACGGGCTTGAGAAAAGCTGCATTTCGGGCTGGTATTTCTGCGCGCGCTGGATATAGGGAACCAGCGTCTTGTCATCATGCTCGACGCTGAAATGGCTCATGTCGTAGTCGCCGTCGGTTTCGTCGTAGCTGTACCATTCCTCGGCGAAGTCGTTGGCGCCGATCGGGGCGCGGTTGAAACGGAAGTTCATCTCGTCTCGTCCGAACAGCTCGTGGAACACCGTTTCGGAGGTGCTTTCATCGGTATATTTGGTCAGCGCCTGCCAGCCGAGCTCGTTGAAGCACCCGCCAAAACCACGCACTTTCTGGAACGTCTCGCCGGTGAGTTTCAGCCCGCCGGTATCGCTGCCATCACTGCTTCCAGCCTGCTGGGCCGTACTGTTTTCCGGCGATGTCAGCTTCGTCTTCACCAATTTCGCATCAGGAGTGGATGCGATCCATGTTGCAGTCATCATTCTGCCTTTCTTAAGATTTTCTATCAGATTTTGCTTTTCGCGCGGGTTGCGGAATGATATCCGCTATTCCGCAATCCGCGGGAAATCAGCGATAACAGGACTTCGTCCAATGTAAGCCTCTGAGGATTACTTGACGCCCTTGATCCACATGATGAAGATGCAGCCGATCAGCGCGAGCGCGATGGCCACCGGGAACGCCAGCGAATAGCCGACGGAGACGACGATGCGTGCCATGATCAGCGGGCCGCACATCTGGCCCAAGGTGGTGGCGAGGTTCAGAATACCGAGATCCTTGCCGGCCTCGTCCTTGTTCGGCAGCACGTCGACGAGCAGCGCCTGATCGACGGAGGAATAGACGCCGTAACCCAGGCCGGCAATGGCGGCGTAAAGATACATGCCCATCGAAGAGGGGAAGATCCAAGGCATCGCAATGCCGATGGCGAAGCACACGGAAGCGACGACAACCGGGACCTTGCGGCGTCCGATGAAGTCGGAGAACGGTCCGGCGACCACAGAACCGAGCAGGGAAACGACCATCGTGATCACGGAAATCACCGAAATGGTGCTTGCCGCCTGCTTGACGGACTGGCCGACGTAGTTTTCGACGATGTACATCTGATAGACGCTGATCATCTGGTAACTGATGAGCATGCACAGACGGCCCACAAAGGCCTTGTAAAAATCGTGACCCGTGGAGAACTTCGGCGGACGGAACGACATGATGATGTCTTTGAAGCCCTTCTTGGCCGGCGGCAGATAATCGGCTGATTCCTCGCGCGGAATCAGCACGACCGCAGCCACACCGCCGAGGAACATCAAGACGCCTGCCACGGCGAAGCCCGGCAGCAGATTGGTGACGAACCTTGCGCCGATCAAGGAGCCGATAGGCGAACCGATGGTGGAGCCGGCACCAAAGAACGCGGACATGGTACCTCGCACGCCGGAGGGGATGCGGTCGGAAATGGTGGCCGTCACCGGCGCAATCATGCAGTTCAAACCAAACATGCACAGGCAGTAGTAGACGGTGAGCAGGATGGCGTTGTTGGTGGTGCCGGTCAGGAAGAGCATCACGCCGCCAAGCACGCCACCGAAAAGAATGTAAGGAGTACGGCGGCCGAAGCGCGAACGCGAACGGTCGGAGAAAGTGCCGAAGACGAGGTTGGCGACCAGCGACGCCACGGCGGTGCAGGCGTTGACGTTGCCCATGAGCACATCCGGACGCACGCCGATGACCTGTTTATAATGTTCCGGCAGCAACACGATGGAGACGATGCCGAGGCCCGTCATCCACAGTATGCCGAACATGAAGAACCCTGCGCCGAAGCGTACGAGCTTCTTCTTAGGGACCTTTTTACCCGTCTCGGGGCTCAGGTCTGGATCTTTTTCCGCCGCCTCTATCGCGGCATTGTGCTCGGCAAGGCGCTCGGCTTTGCTGGCGACTATGGAATCACTCATTGACCCACTTCTTTCACTATCAACAATGATGTATCCAACGATAGCGGCTTGGAACTTATCTACTATCTATTAGATATATGAGATAGTAATAAGCTGATTATAGTTTGTCAAATCAGATAACTAATAATTTTACTGACGTTTTCTCCGGTTTTTCATCTTTTTAGTTGCATTTCCTCTCTCAATAACAGCCTTTTACGTCAATTATCGTTAGGAAAGATTCATTTATCGCCATTTATAACAGATTTAGGAAAACGATAATTAACTTATAGATACTCGATAATCTGATTTAAAATTGCAAAAACTTCTTTTGGATGACTATTTTTCCCGTACAACTGAATGAACACTTTATATGCCAAGAATTATTGTGCAAACCATCGCAACGATGTCATCTCAGCGATAATGTTGCCATACCTCATCCGGGAAAATGACCTTTTCGAAACCGAGCCATTCATCGTAGAGATCGATTGGAGGCTCACGCAGCCAACGCAGCTGAATGCCATCCATAGCCTCGATGCATTGGCGAACCACCGGCCGCATTTTGTCGGCCCACGGGCGAAATTCCGGAGGCAAAACCCAGTCGAACTTCGAATAATATCGCCAAACCGAATCAGGACGCTCGGCAAAATACCGATGAAGCGGATGTGAGGGATTGAACGATTCCGTTTCCAACACCATATAGAGCTGGACCATCATTTTCCTGCTCGCATTATGTCGCACCAGAAACCGCAAATACGCCGGAAAAAACGGGCCTTGCGGGTCGCTGCCAGGCAATCCAGACTTCAGAAAATCCTCCGGCGTGCCCGTCGTGTCATAGATATCGGTGATCAACGGGGAAAGCAAACCGTCTTTACTGCCAACGTAATGCAAAAGACCAGGTTGGCTCATACCAACTTCGTCCGCCACGTCCTTGAGCGAGATGCCGTTGAACCCTTTCGTGCTGATGAGCTTGGCAGCGGCCTGCGTAATCTCCTGCCTGCGTTCTTCGGGAGACTTGCGGATTCGGCGCTGCTTGGCTTTTGACATGGTTTCCAGTATAGGAGAAACGCACGCCAGACAGATTGGAACGATTCCGCGAGGCTTATAATCACCTGTTTCGACGCATTTGCCGGGAAACTCGGTTATCTTACATTTCCTATTTCCAACACTTCATCGCGCATGCTGCGTCTCGCGTTCCACACCCTGCGTTTCGCGTCCGTCTCTTCTCTCTCTTCGTATCTTCCTTCGCAACGAAGTCGAATGAAGCCTAATTCCAACGAAATAAAATCACCCCGAGATTGTCGACCGCATAGAATGGAGGTATCGAAACTGCCAATACCAAAGGAGCACTTTATGACCACGGATAATCGCAGCACATTGTTTTCGCCGCTGACCCTGCCCACCCCGGACGGGACCGGGCTCAAGTTGCGCAACCGCACCATCCTCTCCCCCATGTGCCAGTATGCCGTCGAAAAGATGGACGGCGTGGCCACGGACTGGCATCTGCAGCATTACGGCGCCATCGCCGCTGGCGGATTCGGGTTGCTTACCATCGAGTCGACCGGAGTCAATCCTGTCGGCCGAATTTCGCCGCTTGACCTCGGAATGTATAGCGACGAACAGGAAGCAGCTCACAAGCATCTGGTCTCATTCATCCACTCGCAGGGTGCTGCCGCAGCTGTACAACTCAATCATGCGGGCGGACGCGCTTCAGGCGAACCTTGGCTTCCGGGTGTGCACGGCGGTTCCGCCCCTCTTGAAGAGGGCGGATGGCAGACGGTCGGCATGACCGACGAATCCATCGCTAAAGACTATCGGTCGACCACGAAACTGGACAAAGACGGCATTTCGCAGATCGTCTCGGATTTCGCCGATGCCGCACGGCGGGCCGATGCAGCCGGCTACGATGCCATCCAGATCCATGCCGCTCATGGCTATCTGCTCCATCAGGCGCTTTCGCCGCTGACCAACACACGGACCGACGAATACGGCGGAGGTCTCGAAAACCGGTCGCGCCTGATGTGCGAGGTCGTTGACGCCATTCGTGCCGTGTGGCCGAAATCGAAGCCGCTCGGTATCCGTATTTCCGCCACCGACTGGGTGGAAGGCGGGCTCGACATCGAGACCACCGCGCCGCTGATGCGCGAATTGGTCAAGCATCATGGCATCAACTGGGTCGACGTCTCTTCCGGCGGCTTGGTCAACACCCCGTTGCAGCCTTCCGGCCCCGGCTTCCACGCCATTCTCGGCGCACAAATGAAGCAGGCCCTTGCTGACACTGATGCGGTCGTGAGCGTGGTCGGCGGTATTTCCAGCCCGGAACAGGCAGAAACCATGCTGCGCACCCGTCAGGTCGACGCCGTCTCCATCGGTCGCGCCGCCATGCGCAACCCGCACTGGCCCGCGATGGCCGCCGCCCGCCTAGGCGTTGCGCGCGAAGACATTCCTGCCTCGCCGCAATATTGGCGTGCCGACTGGGATAGTTGATTTTCTCATTAAAAGCCATGATACGTAGCCGATAACCTCGATGTTCCGCAAAACAGGCGCCTAAGCTTCTGCGGATATCCGCCTTCCAGCAGCTTTCGAACAAGACCCACGAAACGATAATCACGATTATCTTGCGGTCACCATAACGCAAAGCTGGTCGATACCCATGAACAAGTATCGACCAGCTTTTATTCGTTGAGAAACTTCTATCGGCTACTGCCGTTTACCGTTCAGTCGGCCTTGGCCAGCTTCTGATCGGCCTTCTTGGCGGCGGCGATCATCAGCTTGATACGGTTCAGCTGGTTGGCGGCGGAAGCGCCGGGATCGTAGTCGATGGAGACGATGTTGGCTTCGGGGTGCAGCCGGCGGATCTTGCCGAACATGCCGCGTCCGGTGACGTGGTTCGGCAGGCAGGCGAACGGCTGGGCACATACGACGTTCGGGCAACCGGACTTGATGAGCTCCAGAATCTCGCCGGTCAGCAGCCATCCTTCGCCGGCCTGCACACCAATCGAGGTGACGGTGGAGGCGAGCTTGACCAGCTCGGGCATCGGGGTGTCCTGACTGAACTTGCCATGCGAGAGGTTGATGGCGCGACGCACCGGGTTCAGAATCCGATCGAGCCCCCAACGCATCACGGCGTAGGCCTTCTTGTTGCCGCCCATGCCGGTGTTCTTTTCGTTCCAATCGGTGATGTAGGGGCGCGTGGTCATGAATTCCATGATGCCAGGCACCACAGCTTCACAGCCCTGTTCCTCGATCTGGTCGACCAAGTGGTTGTTGGCATCCGGGTGGTACTTCACCAGAATTTCGCCGACCACGCCGACGCGCGGCTTACGAGGAATGTTACGCAGCGGCAAGGCGTCGAAGCTCTTGACGATTTCGTTCAAAAGCGTCTGATATGGCAGATAGCCCTTACCGATCTTGGCCTTGGCGGTCTTGGAATGGCCGTGGTGCTCAATGGTCTCGCGCACGATCTTGTCCCACATCTCGTAGAGCTGGTTGGCGCTACCCTTCACCTTTTCATACGGACGCACCCGGTAATGGCATTTCATCAGCAGGTCGCCGATGACCAGCGCCTTGACCGCGCGCCACAACAGCGTCGGAGTCGCGGTGAAACCGGGGTTATCCTCGATGCCTTGGGTGGAAAGCGCGATAACCGGCACCTGTGGATAGCCGGCGTCGACCAAGGCCTTACGGATCAGGCCGTAATAGTTGGTCGCACGGCACATGCCGCCGGTCTGGGTGATAGCGAGACAAACCTTGTCAGGGTCATACTTGCCCTTGATAATCGAATCGACCAGCTGCCCCACGACCATGATGGCCGGATAGCAGGCGTCGTTGTTGACGTATTTGAGGCCTGTCTCCACATCCTGCTGATCAGCCATCTTGAGCACATCGAACTTGTAACCGCCGGAACGAATCACGGCCTCGACCAGACTCATATGCACCGGGCTCATCTGCGGGGCGACGATGGTGTAGTCGCGGCGCATGTCTTTCTGGAAGCGGACCTTGTGGGCGTAGGCGGAAAGGGTGCCTTTGCTGCGCTTCTTGGTTTTACCCGCAACGGCCTTATCTGCAGACTTCTTATCGACCTTTGAAGTGACATTGGTCTTGTCGGTCTTGCTGCTTCCGGTGGCGACGCTTTCGCCGTTGGCGCGACGCGAAGCCTCTTTCATC
This genomic stretch from Bifidobacterium sp. ESL0690 harbors:
- a CDS encoding MFS transporter, yielding MSDSIVASKAERLAEHNAAIEAAEKDPDLSPETGKKVPKKKLVRFGAGFFMFGILWMTGLGIVSIVLLPEHYKQVIGVRPDVLMGNVNACTAVASLVANLVFGTFSDRSRSRFGRRTPYILFGGVLGGVMLFLTGTTNNAILLTVYYCLCMFGLNCMIAPVTATISDRIPSGVRGTMSAFFGAGSTIGSPIGSLIGARFVTNLLPGFAVAGVLMFLGGVAAVVLIPREESADYLPPAKKGFKDIIMSFRPPKFSTGHDFYKAFVGRLCMLISYQMISVYQMYIVENYVGQSVKQAASTISVISVITMVVSLLGSVVAGPFSDFIGRRKVPVVVASVCFAIGIAMPWIFPSSMGMYLYAAIAGLGYGVYSSVDQALLVDVLPNKDEAGKDLGILNLATTLGQMCGPLIMARIVVSVGYSLAFPVAIALALIGCIFIMWIKGVK
- a CDS encoding tRNA-dihydrouridine synthase, with the protein product MTTDNRSTLFSPLTLPTPDGTGLKLRNRTILSPMCQYAVEKMDGVATDWHLQHYGAIAAGGFGLLTIESTGVNPVGRISPLDLGMYSDEQEAAHKHLVSFIHSQGAAAAVQLNHAGGRASGEPWLPGVHGGSAPLEEGGWQTVGMTDESIAKDYRSTTKLDKDGISQIVSDFADAARRADAAGYDAIQIHAAHGYLLHQALSPLTNTRTDEYGGGLENRSRLMCEVVDAIRAVWPKSKPLGIRISATDWVEGGLDIETTAPLMRELVKHHGINWVDVSSGGLVNTPLQPSGPGFHAILGAQMKQALADTDAVVSVVGGISSPEQAETMLRTRQVDAVSIGRAAMRNPHWPAMAAARLGVAREDIPASPQYWRADWDS
- a CDS encoding glycoside hydrolase family 30 beta sandwich domain-containing protein, whose protein sequence is MMTATWIASTPDAKLVKTKLTSPENSTAQQAGSSDGSDTGGLKLTGETFQKVRGFGGCFNELGWQALTKYTDESTSETVFHELFGRDEMNFRFNRAPIGANDFAEEWYSYDETDGDYDMSHFSVEHDDKTLVPYIQRAQKYQPEMQLFSSPWSPPTWMKFPKAYNFGRIVMTPENLTAYAKYFVRYIQEYAKRGIKVTQLHVQNEVFADQKFPSCLWSSHDLKIFIRDYLGPAFEREGIDTDIFLGTMNGPEDMSWTGGGYGMSLNNYNRYIDDILFDEKARGYIKGIGYQWAGQNAIARTHESWPELELEQTESECGTGDNSWAYAEYVFHLMNHYFRNGATAYVYWNMVLTEILSTWGWNQNSLYTVDSKTGKLTRNPEWYVMRHFSKYVKPGAVRLGTSGRFNSMGIAFRNPDGSIAVVVQNALERPLDFSFEDPDDASHAVNATLAPRSFNTFVID
- a CDS encoding TetR/AcrR family transcriptional regulator, whose product is MSKAKQRRIRKSPEERRQEITQAAAKLISTKGFNGISLKDVADEVGMSQPGLLHYVGSKDGLLSPLITDIYDTTGTPEDFLKSGLPGSDPQGPFFPAYLRFLVRHNASRKMMVQLYMVLETESFNPSHPLHRYFAERPDSVWRYYSKFDWVLPPEFRPWADKMRPVVRQCIEAMDGIQLRWLREPPIDLYDEWLGFEKVIFPDEVWQHYR